From the genome of Mixophyes fleayi isolate aMixFle1 chromosome 2, aMixFle1.hap1, whole genome shotgun sequence, one region includes:
- the LOC142138566 gene encoding cell cycle control protein 50B-like isoform X2, giving the protein MKSASRDFTNKHEPLPTQRPDNTAFTQQRLPAWQPLLSASIILPFFFLVGLSFIAIGIGLYYSSNNIKEAEFDYTGYRAGDYCDLCANASKSCNCNISFNITEFFQGPVFMYYELSNFYQNHYRYMISVDDKQLFGIYDSLKNPVNECVPYRLDSEQKPIAPCGAVANSMFNDTFSMYYVVNGTYVEVPLNGKGISWWTDYNIKFRNPTNENQSLAKVFNGTAKPPNWNTTAYNLSSDPYNTGFINEDFIVWMRAAALPTFRKLYRRIESGNFTAGLPPGEYQLRIEYNYPVLSFDGRKKIVFSSVSWMGGKNPFLGIAYLVFGSLCTFFGIIMLIVFIKYQGKNDDEI; this is encoded by the exons ATGAAATCTGCTTCCAGAGACTTTACAAACAAACATGAGCCTCTCCCAACTCAGAGACCTGACAACACTGCATTCACTCAGCAGAGACTTCCCGCTTGGCAGCCTCTACTCTCCGCTAGCATTATCTTGCCATTTTTCTTCCTTGTAGGATTATCATTTATAGCAATTGGCATTGGATTATATTATTCATCAAACAACATCAAAGAAGCTGAG TTTGATTATACAGGTTATCGAGCAGGTGATTATTGCGATCTATGTGCTAATGCTTCAAAATCTTGCAACTGCAACATCTCTTTTAAtataacagaattctttcag GGtcctgtttttatgtattatgaaCTATCAAATTTCTATCAGAACCACTATCGGTATATGATATCTGTAGATGATAAGCAGTTATTTGGAATCTATGATAGTCTAAAG AATCCTGTCAATGAATGTGTACCGTATAGATTGGATTCCGAACAAAAGCCAATTGCTCCATGTGGTGCTGTTGCTAACAGTATGTTTAATG ATACTTTTTCCATGTATTACGTTGTCAATGGAACGTACGTTGAAGTTCCTTTAAATGGAAAAGGGATATCATGGTGGACTGATTACAACATTAAATTCCGGAATCCAACTAATGAAAATCAGAGCTTAGCTAAAGTCTTCAACG GAACAGCAAAGCCTCCGAACTGGAACACTACAGCATACAACCTATCAAGTGACCCATATAATACAGGGTTCATAAATGAAGACTTCATTGTATGGATGAGAGCAGCGGCATTGCCCACCTTTCGGAAATTATATCGCAGAATTGAAAGTGGAAATTTCACAGCAGGTCTACCTCCCGGCGAGTACCAACTAAGAATTGAGTACA ATTATCCAGTCTTAAGTTTTGATGGAAGAAAGAAAATTGTATTCAGCAGCGTGTCTTGGATGGGAGGAAAAAACCCGTTTCTGGGAATAGCATATCTTGTGTTTGGTTCTTTGTGTACTTTTTTTGGCATAATAATGCTAATtgtatttataaagtaccaaggtaaaaatgatgatgaaatcTAG
- the LOC142138566 gene encoding cell cycle control protein 50B-like isoform X1: protein MGEITNLIFVWGKMKSASRDFTNKHEPLPTQRPDNTAFTQQRLPAWQPLLSASIILPFFFLVGLSFIAIGIGLYYSSNNIKEAEFDYTGYRAGDYCDLCANASKSCNCNISFNITEFFQGPVFMYYELSNFYQNHYRYMISVDDKQLFGIYDSLKNPVNECVPYRLDSEQKPIAPCGAVANSMFNDTFSMYYVVNGTYVEVPLNGKGISWWTDYNIKFRNPTNENQSLAKVFNGTAKPPNWNTTAYNLSSDPYNTGFINEDFIVWMRAAALPTFRKLYRRIESGNFTAGLPPGEYQLRIEYNYPVLSFDGRKKIVFSSVSWMGGKNPFLGIAYLVFGSLCTFFGIIMLIVFIKYQGKNDDEI from the exons atatTTGTGTGGGGAAAAATGAAATCTGCTTCCAGAGACTTTACAAACAAACATGAGCCTCTCCCAACTCAGAGACCTGACAACACTGCATTCACTCAGCAGAGACTTCCCGCTTGGCAGCCTCTACTCTCCGCTAGCATTATCTTGCCATTTTTCTTCCTTGTAGGATTATCATTTATAGCAATTGGCATTGGATTATATTATTCATCAAACAACATCAAAGAAGCTGAG TTTGATTATACAGGTTATCGAGCAGGTGATTATTGCGATCTATGTGCTAATGCTTCAAAATCTTGCAACTGCAACATCTCTTTTAAtataacagaattctttcag GGtcctgtttttatgtattatgaaCTATCAAATTTCTATCAGAACCACTATCGGTATATGATATCTGTAGATGATAAGCAGTTATTTGGAATCTATGATAGTCTAAAG AATCCTGTCAATGAATGTGTACCGTATAGATTGGATTCCGAACAAAAGCCAATTGCTCCATGTGGTGCTGTTGCTAACAGTATGTTTAATG ATACTTTTTCCATGTATTACGTTGTCAATGGAACGTACGTTGAAGTTCCTTTAAATGGAAAAGGGATATCATGGTGGACTGATTACAACATTAAATTCCGGAATCCAACTAATGAAAATCAGAGCTTAGCTAAAGTCTTCAACG GAACAGCAAAGCCTCCGAACTGGAACACTACAGCATACAACCTATCAAGTGACCCATATAATACAGGGTTCATAAATGAAGACTTCATTGTATGGATGAGAGCAGCGGCATTGCCCACCTTTCGGAAATTATATCGCAGAATTGAAAGTGGAAATTTCACAGCAGGTCTACCTCCCGGCGAGTACCAACTAAGAATTGAGTACA ATTATCCAGTCTTAAGTTTTGATGGAAGAAAGAAAATTGTATTCAGCAGCGTGTCTTGGATGGGAGGAAAAAACCCGTTTCTGGGAATAGCATATCTTGTGTTTGGTTCTTTGTGTACTTTTTTTGGCATAATAATGCTAATtgtatttataaagtaccaaggtaaaaatgatgatgaaatcTAG